The proteins below come from a single Burkholderia sp. FERM BP-3421 genomic window:
- the queG gene encoding tRNA epoxyqueuosine(34) reductase QueG, whose translation MDRFPELAVTDARSMGDEHAEPRRFDDAALAALALRIKGWGRELGFGSIGISDIDLSHAEAGLAAWLEAGCHGEMDYMAKHGMKRARPAELVAGTRRVISARLAYLPAATRDGEDERAGAWRARELARVDDPAAAVVSIYARGRDYHKVLRNRLQTLAERIEAEIGGFGYRVFTDSAPVLEVELAQQAGNGWRGKHTLLLERDAGSLFFLGEIYVDVPLPTDAALAAEPGAHCGSCTRCLDACPTGAIVEPYRVDARLCISYLTIELKGSIPEPLRPLIGNRVYGCDDCQLVCPWNKFAQAAPVADFDVRHGLDRATLVELFGWSAADFDARMQGSAIRRIGYERWLRNLAVGLGNALRAPRERLAPEARAAMVEALAARADDPSPLVREHVEWALRAA comes from the coding sequence ATGGACAGATTTCCGGAACTCGCCGTGACAGATGCGCGCTCGATGGGCGATGAACACGCTGAACCGCGCCGCTTCGACGACGCGGCGCTGGCCGCGCTCGCGCTGCGCATCAAGGGATGGGGGCGCGAGCTGGGTTTCGGGTCGATCGGCATCAGCGACATCGACCTCTCGCATGCGGAGGCGGGGCTTGCCGCCTGGCTGGAAGCCGGATGCCACGGCGAGATGGATTATATGGCCAAACATGGGATGAAACGCGCGCGGCCGGCCGAACTTGTGGCCGGCACGCGACGCGTGATCTCGGCCCGGCTCGCCTATCTGCCCGCCGCGACGCGCGACGGCGAGGACGAGCGCGCGGGCGCCTGGCGCGCGCGCGAACTGGCCCGCGTCGACGATCCGGCCGCCGCGGTCGTCTCGATCTACGCGCGCGGACGCGACTATCACAAGGTGCTGCGCAACCGCCTGCAGACGCTCGCGGAGCGGATCGAGGCGGAGATCGGCGGGTTCGGCTACCGGGTGTTCACCGATTCGGCGCCGGTGCTGGAGGTCGAGCTCGCACAGCAGGCCGGCAACGGCTGGCGCGGCAAGCACACGCTGCTGCTCGAGCGCGATGCGGGCTCGCTGTTCTTCCTCGGCGAGATCTACGTCGACGTGCCGCTGCCGACCGACGCGGCGCTGGCCGCCGAGCCCGGCGCGCACTGCGGCAGCTGCACGCGCTGCCTCGACGCCTGTCCGACCGGCGCGATCGTCGAGCCGTACCGGGTCGACGCGCGGCTCTGCATCTCGTACCTGACGATCGAATTGAAAGGCAGCATTCCGGAGCCGCTGCGGCCGCTGATCGGCAACCGCGTGTACGGCTGCGACGATTGCCAGCTCGTGTGCCCGTGGAACAAGTTCGCGCAGGCGGCGCCCGTCGCCGACTTCGACGTGCGGCACGGCCTGGACCGCGCGACGCTGGTCGAGCTGTTCGGCTGGAGCGCGGCCGACTTCGACGCGCGGATGCAGGGCAGCGCGATCCGTCGCATCGGTTACGAGCGCTGGCTGCGCAACCTCGCGGTCGGGCTCGGCAATGCGCTGCGCGCGCCGCGCGAACGGCTCGCGCCCGAGGCGCGCGCGGCGATGGTCGAGGCGCTCGCGGCGCGCGCGGACGATCCGTCGCCGCTCGTGCGCGAGCACGTCGAATGGGCGCTGCGGGCCGCCTGA
- a CDS encoding class I adenylate-forming enzyme family protein has product MIPTSGLDLPALLAALPSRIAALPSLAAQRDPHRPALIEDARTLTYAQLAHAVDAAAEQLARLGVRGGDRVMIVAENSVAQIVLLFAAARLDAWALVSNARLAAAELDAIAAHARPRLIAFATEASPDARAHAERHRAQAAEPLAVDFGAWSHRADPDAHAEPVADAAARQCAALIYTTGTTGTPKGVMLSHRSLLYIAAVSSTLRRVSPDDLVYAVLPISHVYGLASVCLGSLYAGATLRLAPRFAPEAARRALADEGVTIFQGVPAMHAKLLEHMQTHRHRWHAPRLRFAYSGGSPLDADLKARVERVYGVTLHNGYGMTESSPTITQTPLDAPRADCSVGVPIPGVALRIVAADGSPVAPGATGEIRVCGPNLMLGYYRDPAATRAAIDADGWLRTGDLGRLGDDGALTIAGRSKELIIRSGFNVYPAEVEQVLNAHPAVVQSAVVGHAVEGNEEVIAFVELAPGVPFEADELARWCAERLAPYKRPARIRVLDALPAASTGKILKHRLRALLQPRRAQPRG; this is encoded by the coding sequence ATGATCCCGACTTCCGGCCTCGACCTGCCGGCGCTGCTCGCCGCGCTGCCTTCCCGGATCGCCGCGTTGCCGTCGCTTGCGGCGCAACGCGACCCGCATCGTCCCGCCTTGATCGAGGATGCGCGCACGCTCACCTACGCACAGCTCGCGCACGCCGTCGACGCCGCGGCCGAGCAGCTCGCCCGGCTCGGCGTGCGCGGCGGCGACCGCGTGATGATCGTCGCGGAAAACAGCGTCGCGCAGATCGTCCTGCTGTTCGCCGCCGCCCGGCTGGACGCGTGGGCGCTCGTCTCCAACGCGCGGCTGGCGGCGGCCGAACTGGACGCGATCGCCGCGCACGCGCGGCCCCGCCTGATCGCGTTCGCGACCGAGGCGTCGCCCGACGCCCGCGCGCACGCGGAGCGGCATCGCGCGCAAGCGGCCGAGCCGCTCGCGGTCGACTTCGGCGCGTGGTCGCACCGCGCCGATCCCGATGCGCACGCCGAGCCCGTCGCCGACGCCGCGGCCCGCCAGTGCGCGGCGCTCATCTACACGACGGGCACCACCGGCACGCCCAAGGGCGTGATGCTGTCGCACCGCAGCCTGCTGTATATCGCGGCGGTGTCGAGCACCCTGCGCCGCGTGTCGCCCGACGATCTCGTCTACGCCGTGCTGCCGATCTCGCACGTCTACGGGCTCGCGTCGGTCTGCCTCGGCAGCCTGTACGCGGGCGCGACGCTGCGGCTCGCGCCGCGCTTCGCCCCGGAGGCCGCGCGCCGCGCGCTCGCCGACGAAGGCGTGACGATCTTCCAGGGCGTGCCGGCCATGCACGCGAAGCTGCTCGAGCACATGCAGACCCACCGCCACCGCTGGCACGCGCCGCGCCTGCGCTTCGCGTACTCGGGCGGCTCGCCGCTCGACGCGGACCTGAAGGCGCGCGTCGAGCGCGTCTATGGCGTGACCTTGCACAACGGCTACGGCATGACCGAGAGCAGCCCGACCATCACGCAGACGCCGCTCGACGCGCCGCGCGCGGACTGCTCGGTCGGCGTGCCGATTCCCGGCGTCGCGCTGCGCATCGTCGCGGCGGACGGCTCGCCCGTCGCTCCCGGCGCCACCGGCGAGATCCGGGTGTGCGGGCCGAACCTGATGCTCGGCTACTACCGCGACCCGGCCGCGACGCGGGCGGCGATCGACGCGGACGGCTGGCTGCGGACCGGCGACCTCGGCCGTCTCGGGGACGACGGCGCCCTCACGATCGCCGGGCGCAGCAAGGAACTGATCATCCGTTCGGGTTTCAATGTCTATCCGGCCGAGGTCGAGCAAGTGCTGAACGCGCACCCCGCCGTCGTGCAATCGGCGGTGGTCGGACACGCGGTCGAGGGCAACGAGGAAGTGATCGCCTTCGTCGAGCTGGCGCCCGGGGTGCCGTTCGAGGCCGACGAACTGGCGCGGTGGTGCGCCGAGCGGCTCGCGCCGTACAAGCGCCCCGCGCGCATCCGCGTGCTCGACGCGCTGCCCGCCGCGTCGACCGGCAAGATCCTCAAGCACCGGCTGCGCGCGCTGCTCCAGCCCCGCCGCGCTCAGCCGCGCGGATGA
- the murB gene encoding UDP-N-acetylmuramate dehydrogenase: MSCPDSPLALLPDYPLRTHNTFGFEVRARLAARVATAGQFASLAADPRVAGLAPLVLGGGSNVVFTGDIGGLVLLNEIAGRTVVREEADAWYVRAGGGENWHAFVAWTLDAGMPGLENLALIPGTVGAAPIQNIGAYGLEMRAYFDSLEAVELATGETVGFDAARCAFGYRDSFFKRAGRGRFAIVAVTFRLPKVWTPRLGYADVARELDARGIAAGAATPREVFDAVVAIRRAKLPDPGVLGNAGSFFKNPVIPAAQFEALRAREPDLVSYPQPDGQVKLAAGWLIDRCGWKGRALGAAAVHERQALVLVNRGGASGADVLALADAIRGDVSARFGVELEAEPVCL; this comes from the coding sequence ATGTCCTGCCCTGATTCCCCGCTTGCGCTCCTGCCCGACTATCCGCTGCGAACCCACAACACGTTCGGTTTCGAGGTGCGTGCGCGGCTCGCCGCGCGGGTCGCGACGGCCGGCCAGTTCGCCTCGCTCGCGGCCGATCCGCGGGTCGCGGGTCTCGCGCCGCTGGTGCTCGGCGGCGGCAGCAACGTGGTGTTCACCGGCGACATCGGCGGGCTCGTGCTGCTCAACGAGATCGCCGGGCGCACGGTGGTTCGCGAGGAGGCGGATGCGTGGTACGTGCGCGCGGGCGGCGGCGAGAACTGGCATGCGTTCGTCGCCTGGACGCTCGATGCGGGCATGCCGGGCCTCGAGAATCTCGCGCTGATCCCGGGCACGGTCGGCGCCGCGCCGATCCAGAACATCGGCGCCTACGGCCTGGAGATGCGAGCTTATTTCGATTCGCTGGAGGCGGTCGAGCTGGCGACCGGCGAGACCGTCGGGTTCGACGCCGCGCGCTGCGCGTTCGGCTATCGCGACAGCTTCTTCAAACGGGCGGGGCGCGGGCGTTTTGCGATCGTCGCCGTGACGTTCCGGCTGCCGAAGGTGTGGACGCCGCGGCTCGGTTACGCCGACGTCGCGCGCGAGCTGGACGCGCGCGGGATCGCCGCCGGCGCGGCGACGCCGCGCGAGGTGTTCGATGCGGTCGTCGCGATCCGGCGCGCGAAACTGCCCGATCCGGGCGTGCTCGGCAATGCCGGCAGTTTTTTCAAGAACCCGGTGATTCCCGCCGCCCAATTCGAGGCGCTGCGCGCGCGCGAGCCGGACCTGGTGTCCTATCCTCAGCCGGACGGGCAGGTGAAGCTCGCGGCGGGCTGGCTGATCGACCGGTGTGGCTGGAAGGGCCGCGCGCTCGGGGCGGCGGCGGTGCATGAGCGTCAGGCGCTCGTGCTCGTGAATCGCGGCGGCGCATCGGGCGCGGACGTGCTCGCGCTCGCCGATGCGATCCGCGGCGACGTCAGCGCGCGCTTCGGCGTCGAGCTGGAGGCGGAGCCGGTGTGTCTGTGA
- a CDS encoding YajQ family cyclic di-GMP-binding protein — translation MPSFDVVSEANMIEVKNAIEQSNKEISTRFDFKGSDARVEQKERELTMFADDDFKLGQVKDVLINKMAKRNVDVRFLEYGKIEKIGGDKVKQVVTIKKGVTGDLAKKIVRLVKDSKIKVQASIQGDAVRVTGTKRDDLQSVIAMLRKDVTDTPLDFNNFRD, via the coding sequence ATGCCATCGTTCGACGTCGTTTCCGAAGCGAACATGATCGAAGTGAAGAACGCCATCGAGCAGTCGAACAAGGAAATCTCGACGCGCTTCGATTTCAAGGGCTCCGACGCGCGCGTCGAGCAGAAGGAGCGCGAACTGACGATGTTCGCCGACGACGATTTCAAGCTCGGCCAGGTCAAGGACGTGCTGATCAACAAGATGGCCAAGCGCAACGTCGACGTGCGCTTCCTCGAGTACGGCAAGATCGAGAAGATCGGCGGCGACAAGGTCAAGCAGGTCGTGACGATCAAGAAGGGCGTGACGGGCGACCTCGCGAAGAAGATCGTGCGGCTCGTCAAGGACAGCAAGATCAAGGTCCAGGCCAGCATCCAGGGCGACGCGGTGCGCGTCACCGGCACGAAGCGCGACGACCTGCAGAGCGTGATCGCGATGCTGCGCAAGGACGTGACCGACACGCCGCTCGACTTCAACAACTTCCGCGACTGA
- the xerD gene encoding site-specific tyrosine recombinase XerD, with protein sequence MKSAVSPRDADVRDAADETPEALASRASIDLFCDALWLEHGLSRNTLDAYRRDLNLFSHWLAASHGAPLDQASEALVTGYIAARSDGKASSSNRRLSVFRRYYGWAVREHRAAADPTLRIVSAKQPARFPSTLSEAQVESLLAAPDVATPLGLRDRTMLELMYASGLRVSELVTLKTVEVGLNDGVVRVMGKGSKERLVPFGEVAHGWIERYLREARPALLGQRAADALFVTARGDGMTRQQFWNIIKRHAQQAGVRAHLSPHTLRHAFATHLLNHGADLRVVQLLLGHSDISTTQIYTHVARERLKTLHAAHHPRG encoded by the coding sequence ATGAAATCCGCTGTTTCCCCGCGCGATGCGGATGTGCGCGATGCGGCCGACGAGACCCCCGAGGCGCTCGCGAGCCGTGCGTCGATCGATCTGTTCTGCGACGCGCTGTGGCTCGAACACGGCCTGTCGCGCAACACGCTCGATGCCTACCGGCGCGACCTGAACCTGTTCTCGCACTGGCTCGCCGCGAGCCACGGCGCGCCGCTCGACCAGGCGAGCGAGGCGCTCGTGACGGGCTACATCGCGGCGCGCAGCGACGGCAAGGCGAGTTCGTCGAACCGCCGCCTGTCGGTATTCCGGCGCTATTACGGCTGGGCGGTGCGCGAGCATCGCGCGGCCGCCGATCCGACGCTGCGGATCGTGTCGGCGAAGCAGCCCGCGCGCTTTCCGTCGACGCTGTCCGAGGCGCAGGTCGAGTCGCTGCTCGCCGCGCCCGACGTCGCCACGCCGCTCGGCCTGCGCGACCGGACCATGCTCGAACTGATGTATGCGAGCGGGCTGCGGGTCAGCGAGCTGGTGACGCTGAAGACGGTCGAGGTCGGCCTGAACGACGGCGTCGTGCGGGTGATGGGCAAGGGCTCGAAGGAGCGCCTCGTGCCGTTCGGCGAGGTGGCGCACGGCTGGATCGAGCGCTATCTGCGCGAGGCGCGGCCCGCGCTGCTGGGCCAGCGCGCGGCCGATGCGCTGTTCGTGACCGCGCGCGGCGACGGCATGACCCGCCAGCAGTTCTGGAACATCATCAAGCGCCACGCGCAGCAGGCCGGCGTGCGCGCGCATCTGTCGCCGCATACGCTGCGCCACGCGTTCGCGACCCACCTGCTGAACCACGGCGCGGACCTGCGGGTCGTGCAACTGCTGCTCGGCCACAGCGATATCTCGACCACCCAGATCTACACGCACGTCGCCCGCGAACGACTGAAGACGCTGCACGCGGCGCATCATCCGCGCGGCTGA
- the argF gene encoding ornithine carbamoyltransferase: MTTKTIRHYLQFKDFSLEDYEYVLERTGILKRKFKNYETYHPLHDRTLAMIFEKSSTRTRLSFEAGIFQLGGHAVFMSTRDTQLGRGEPVEDSAQVISRMVDIIMIRTFEQDTIQRFAENSRVPVINGLTNEYHPCQVLADIFTYYEHRGPIRGKTVAWVGDANNMLYTWIQAAQILGFKLRLSTPPGYALDAKLVAPDSAPFYEVFDDPNEACHGADLITTDVWTSMGFEAENEARMQAFADWCVDEEMMGHAHPDALFMHCLPAHRGEEVTAGVIDGPQSVVWDEAENRLHVQKALMEFLLLGRLNH; the protein is encoded by the coding sequence ATGACCACCAAAACCATTCGGCACTACCTGCAGTTCAAGGATTTCTCACTGGAAGACTACGAGTACGTACTCGAGCGCACCGGAATCCTGAAGCGCAAGTTCAAGAACTACGAGACCTACCACCCGCTGCACGACCGCACGCTCGCGATGATCTTCGAGAAAAGCTCGACGCGCACGCGGCTGTCGTTCGAGGCCGGCATCTTCCAGCTCGGCGGCCACGCGGTCTTCATGAGCACGCGCGACACGCAGCTCGGCCGCGGCGAACCGGTCGAGGATTCCGCGCAGGTGATCTCGCGAATGGTCGACATCATCATGATCCGCACGTTCGAGCAGGACACCATCCAGCGCTTCGCGGAAAACTCACGCGTGCCGGTGATCAACGGGCTCACGAACGAATACCATCCGTGCCAGGTGCTCGCCGACATCTTCACCTACTACGAGCATCGCGGCCCGATCCGCGGCAAGACCGTCGCCTGGGTCGGCGACGCGAACAACATGCTGTACACCTGGATCCAGGCCGCGCAGATCCTCGGCTTCAAGCTGCGCCTGTCCACCCCGCCCGGCTACGCGCTCGACGCGAAGCTGGTCGCGCCCGACAGCGCGCCGTTCTACGAAGTGTTCGACGATCCGAACGAAGCCTGCCACGGCGCGGACCTGATCACGACCGACGTCTGGACCAGCATGGGCTTCGAGGCGGAGAACGAGGCGCGCATGCAGGCGTTCGCCGACTGGTGCGTGGACGAGGAAATGATGGGCCACGCCCATCCCGACGCGCTCTTCATGCACTGCCTGCCCGCGCATCGCGGCGAGGAAGTCACGGCCGGCGTGATCGACGGCCCGCAAAGCGTCGTGTGGGACGAGGCGGAAAACCGCCTGCACGTGCAGAAGGCGCTGATGGAGTTCCTGCTGCTCGGCCGGCTCAATCACTGA
- the ybaK gene encoding Cys-tRNA(Pro) deacylase — protein sequence MSKSRHVSETPATQFLRRHGVAFEEHLYDYVEHGGTGESARQLGVDEHVVVKTLVMEDEHAKPLIVLMHGDRTVSTKNLARQIGAKRVEPCRPEVANRHSGYLVGGTSPFGTKKAMPVYVEASILELPSIYLNGGRRGYLVRLAPAALTTLLDARAVQCASVD from the coding sequence ATGAGCAAATCCAGACATGTTTCGGAAACGCCCGCGACGCAGTTCCTGCGCCGCCACGGCGTTGCCTTCGAGGAACACCTGTACGACTACGTCGAGCACGGCGGCACCGGCGAGTCCGCGCGCCAGCTCGGCGTCGACGAGCACGTCGTGGTCAAGACGCTCGTGATGGAAGACGAGCATGCGAAGCCGCTGATCGTGCTGATGCATGGCGACCGCACCGTATCGACCAAGAACCTCGCGCGGCAGATCGGCGCGAAGCGGGTCGAGCCGTGCAGGCCCGAGGTCGCGAACCGGCATTCCGGCTACCTGGTCGGGGGCACCTCGCCGTTCGGCACGAAAAAGGCGATGCCGGTGTACGTCGAGGCGAGCATCCTCGAATTGCCGTCGATCTACCTGAACGGCGGCCGGCGCGGCTATCTCGTGCGCCTCGCGCCGGCGGCGCTGACGACCCTGCTCGATGCGCGCGCCGTGCAGTGCGCGAGCGTCGACTGA
- the plsY gene encoding glycerol-3-phosphate 1-O-acyltransferase PlsY: MQILLAAIAAYLIGSISFAVVVSATMGLADPRSYGSKNPGATNVLRSGNKKAAILTLVGDAFKGWLAVWLVRHFGIGGEIGVACAALAVFLGHLYPVFFRFQGGKGVATAAGVLLAIHPVLGLATALTWLIIAFFFRYSSLAALVAAVFAPVFDVFLFGTHGNPVAWAVLAMSVLLVWRHRANISKLLAGQESRIGDKKKADASAGDGQG; encoded by the coding sequence ATGCAGATTCTGCTCGCGGCCATTGCCGCCTACCTGATCGGATCGATCTCGTTCGCCGTCGTCGTCAGCGCCACCATGGGGCTCGCCGATCCGCGCTCGTACGGGTCGAAGAACCCGGGCGCCACCAACGTGCTGCGCAGCGGCAACAAGAAGGCCGCGATCCTGACGCTCGTCGGCGACGCCTTCAAGGGCTGGCTCGCCGTCTGGCTGGTGCGGCATTTCGGCATCGGCGGCGAGATCGGCGTCGCGTGCGCGGCGCTCGCGGTGTTCCTCGGCCACCTGTATCCGGTGTTCTTCCGCTTCCAGGGCGGCAAGGGCGTGGCGACCGCGGCCGGCGTGCTGCTCGCGATACACCCGGTGCTCGGGCTCGCGACCGCGCTGACCTGGCTGATCATCGCGTTCTTCTTCCGCTATTCGTCGCTCGCGGCGCTGGTTGCCGCGGTGTTCGCGCCGGTGTTCGACGTGTTCCTGTTCGGCACGCACGGCAATCCGGTCGCCTGGGCCGTGCTGGCGATGAGCGTGCTGCTCGTGTGGCGGCATCGCGCCAATATCTCGAAGCTGCTCGCCGGCCAGGAAAGCCGGATCGGCGACAAGAAGAAGGCGGACGCGTCCGCCGGCGACGGGCAGGGCTGA
- a CDS encoding methylated-DNA--[protein]-cysteine S-methyltransferase has translation MFNAVIDAPFGKVGIRTGGGLVQQILYVPVSVRDVAPDSALAKRAVRQIERYFERASARFDLPLAPVGTAFQQRVWAAIREIPPGVVRTYGQIAKEVGTGPRAVGQACGANYFSFVIPCHRVVAAGGIGPYAHGDTDGYYLQVKRWLLAHEGIQY, from the coding sequence ATGTTCAATGCGGTAATCGATGCGCCGTTCGGCAAGGTCGGGATCCGGACCGGCGGCGGGCTCGTGCAGCAGATCCTCTATGTGCCCGTCTCGGTGCGCGACGTCGCGCCGGATTCGGCGCTCGCGAAGCGCGCCGTGCGTCAGATCGAGCGCTATTTCGAACGCGCGTCGGCGCGCTTCGACCTGCCGCTCGCGCCGGTCGGCACCGCGTTCCAGCAGCGTGTGTGGGCCGCGATCCGCGAGATTCCGCCGGGCGTCGTGCGCACCTACGGCCAGATCGCGAAGGAGGTCGGCACCGGGCCGCGCGCGGTCGGGCAGGCCTGCGGCGCGAACTACTTCTCGTTCGTGATTCCGTGTCACCGGGTGGTCGCCGCGGGCGGGATCGGCCCGTACGCGCACGGCGACACCGACGGCTATTACTTGCAGGTCAAGCGCTGGCTGCTTGCCCACGAAGGTATCCAGTACTGA